Part of the Candoia aspera isolate rCanAsp1 chromosome 1, rCanAsp1.hap2, whole genome shotgun sequence genome, GTGCCACATGGAAGTGTCTTCTGTATGTCTATAATTAAATATGGACCGTGTGTTGGTCTCAAACTCCTACCCGTATTCTTATTTGTGGTATGAAGAATCTCAAGAAGAAATAGCACTTTATTCTGCAGAGGTGTGAAGTCACCAATGAAGGGTATTTTGTCTCTTTCCAAAAGTATTCGAGGTGGTAATCCAGTCTGGAAATGATTTGTAACATTAAGGTTTGTAGGAAAATGAGCGGCTGCAAGGAAATATACTGCGGTAGACCAGGCCACTCCAAAACTGCTTTCAGGTCCACTGAGGTATTGTAGTCTGAAATGTAAGAAGGGAAAAGGAGGTCATGAATATTTGTATAATATTCATTGTGTTTCTGAACCAAATTGGAATGGGGTTGCTGAgacattttaaattgtaattgACTTGCAGCTCCCTGGCCAAACTCAATGCTTTGGGATAACACAGTAATCGTACATGTGATCAGTTTCAACCAATCAAACATAAATTCTTCCTACAGTATTGTGAACAGTCAGATGGCATAATTACTCATAGTTGTacctgtggcagaatgctggaaagcatttggcctgagagatcagaaaaatcacacaccaggcatttctataaaaataaatgtatttacagaaagcacaaaaacatattttgcaagctgtgcattcacacacactcagagagcacagagctgagaggctgcaaaagcaaaactaaacaagtaacaagcaagctgccctcccccaggcaatgcagctattaacacgcaaactgaggacaattaaattcgacctcttcaccctgccaatacttaaggaagtactcaattaccatggtaaccttaatggcttgtcaacaaaacaaagaaatgccaacagtacCTAACTATAAATATGCCCAGTGGGCTACCAAGATCCTCCCACTGATATCAGTAATTATTGAACTGTTATGTCATCTATTATCagccccactaagtagaccagatcaggaaatcaactccacaggaaggctaaaactacttttattgagattggctataatagtagaatcttgcaaatatgattgtgctgtacctcctcctccttcttatactccagtgaattagggaggtgtctgtctgagccatttCTGAATGTTTTCTCGCCATTGTGAACTTaagaaatgcttcagccccttttgcctaggcaatggatCCTGCCTcatggtcatcttccttattccctACATCTACCAACAACTTCTTGCCACTAAGCAGAGGAAAAACCTAAAACATCTCACTTTGTTTTCTGGTGCTTTGGTTAAGAAGGATGGAAGATATTATGGGCAGAACATAGGATAATCCTTCCACAATCCAGAGGCACTCATGCCTGTTCTGAGTTATTTATTTGCTATAATAGGGCTACTGCATTTTAGGAAAGATCTAAACCAGATTGAGAAGAAAGGTTTCTCACACCAGAGCTTCTCATGATACTTGTGATAAGCTTGTTACCTTTTTTGAAACTTTGGAAATGCAGAATTAAGAGAGAGAGTGTGAGCTTTCCACATGTAACTTAGGGCTTCATCTTCTGAGAAAAGACAACTTGTAGCTGTTTCAGAGTTTGGTGCAGTAGATAGGAGatactaaaaataaatgtaaagaaaaataagTAGTTGTAGATATAGGTAGGATAAATAAAACTATTCAGTTACTCATAAAAGTCATGCAACCATGCCCATATATAGATATAATAAGTCTGTCTCTGCTTACTTCAAACTTCCTTGAAAATGAagacatgtatgtgtgtatgttgaCTTTTCAGTCTAGCCTATTGCTTTGCAATtctctggaggtctcccatccaattattAACAAGGCCTGGCCCTATGAAGCACCACCCCCTCCATCAAGAAAGCCAATACCACAACATGAACCCAACCACAGGTTACCTCACTGTTCGCTTTTGCAACCCAGGAGGGTACTGGATCCAATAAATAGGTGGCTGAGCTGACTATACAGaaaatcctgtccacttcctcaggagtcaccagCTCAAACTCATCCCAAATTACATGACCAGACTGTTCCCCAGGCACCATCCTACAACAATGGTTGACACTCCAGGCATCCCCAAGGATTTGTTTTGCCCCTGTGGCAAGTTGGCACAGTTggcacaaacaaaaaaacaatatcCACACCAAGCCCCTTCAACAAACTGTCCATCTGCTTGCCATCTTTCTCTCTCATAACCTGGGCCAGTGCTATGTTGAGCTTTACAAGTGACAACAAGTACATTACACTGTATCTAGAAGTTCGCCAAGAGCCAGTGCAGTTTGTAGAGCAATAGTGTTACACAGCTGCATCTTGACAACCCAACACTgcctatgctgctgcattctggaccagttgcagcttctgaatacttttcaagggcagttccatatacagcacattgcaacagtccaaacAGGACATGGCTAAGGTGTGAGTGATTATGATTAAGGACTGGTGATCCAGAAACAGACGCAATTGTTACACAAGGTTTATTTGTGCAAAGACCTTCCTAGCaacaactgctacctgctccttgggaggagctgtgagtctaggacaATTGCCAAATTACACACTAATGGTGTCTGAGGGCATGTGGACCCATTCACACATTATCAGATGACCCCACACTGCATCTTCACATAGATTTTAAATAGGAGTAGGAAGAAAATAGAGCCCAATGGTATCCTGTAAAGCAGGGATCTAGAACTAGAAATCTCCCCCTCCAGCAAGATGAGCTGGAATTGACCCTGGTGAAAGGAGGAGAACTGCCATGACACCATGCCTCCCAATCCCCTGAGCCACTCCAgaagatattgaagatattgaaAGTTGCTGAGACATCAGTGAGAACCAGGATCGGGGTACTTCCCCTACCACCTCCCATCCTGCCAAAGGTCATTAACAAGTATGATTAATGCCATGTCAGTGCTATAACCAGGTTTGAAACCAAAATGAAAGGGTTCCAAATAATCTTTTTTCcttcagggccctctgaagctgaaaGCTGACCAttctctcaacaaccttccctgaaaaagggaaggttggaaactggtcAAAAATTGTCCAGTTCCATTAGATTCAGTGACAGCTCCTTGAGAAGAGGCCAGACCATCCCTTCCCACAAGGAAgcattaaccattgcatggactcAACAACATGTCATCTTCTGGGAGGCTTTAACCAATCGagaaggacatggatctaaaacacagaTGGTTGAACCCACAGCTCCAAGGGCCTGTCCACTTCATTAGGATTAACAGGCTCAAATTCCTCCCAGATAATTAAACATAATGGTGTCTCAGGCAATCCCAAAAGACTTTGTCTTAGGCTAGGCCATTTCTTTGTCTTAATCTGTCCTAGCTTTTAGAGTGTAAACCCTGGCACATTATTCAAAGGTTAGTTCATACACAGAGGTCTATCTTTGCCccaaatatggaaaaaaagaaataataacttttttctaaaattagaggtgttttttccccaattctctgtatttgcatgcaTGATTGAGGGAAGAAAGAGTGTGTACTAGGAAGATATCCATATAGTTAATAAAAAATCAACAGACATACCTTGAAGAAATCCCTCCAGACAGACATGATTTTTGGCACTTGGGTATTGCATTCAGCAATGCTGTGGCAGAAATCTGTTCTTTGTTCATCTGGTGGTATTAGTTCTATCTCATATGGTAGCTCCCCAAAAAAGCCACTATCCAGTGCCCCAAGAAAGGGAAAAGCTGTCAGGTAGTAATTCATACCTAGGGCAATTAAGAGTAGTGAATGTAgtttagcaggaaaaaaaatctagtcaaAGCAAAATAAGCttgatggaaaaaaataaaggtagtctttgtttagtgaccacaattgggaccagcaaattGGTCGTTAAatgaagtggttgccaagtaaaacCATGacagtgcttatgatcttacttcagctttcctatgctttacagacctgcaaaggtcataaatacaaGGATTGGATATaacattactttttcatcaccatggtaactgtgaacagtcactaaacaaggcagttactaaacaaggactacctgtataggcccATACCAAGTCCCAATTTGTTAAAATACATGGCTAGGGGAGTGCCCCCACAGAACTGTAGTGTGGCCTGATTTAcacaaagagaatttttatgaggaaaaaaggagtcaaataaaaatgcatgtaaCTGATTTCTGAATAATAGGACAACATAGTATCTGATTAACTTTAATTGGTAGAATCTTAAAAGGTTATTAAAGTTTAACTGGGATCTCAAATGGCTTTTTGAGAAATCTTTAGTTACAAGCATTATTTTGTGTACAACTCTAACGTCACTGAAGACTAACCACTAACCAGGACTCATATCACAAGTCAGTATTAATTATTAAACATGACAGTAATTCCTTTTCTGCATCATTCTTGCTTGGAGATAATTATGTGACTGTCAGAAGCACCATCTGGACAATTCCCATGGAACTATTAGATAagacacattttaaaatcagtcATGTTAGATATTTttggcaatattttatttattctgaaatattgTTTCTTGTTTCCTGACTTTGCCACCTTATATTTCACTTCGTCTATTCTCATTTCCATCATTTCAGACATTCAGGTAGTTGAGAAAATGTTCCATAGAGAAAGTCTACAGTATAACAGAGTTATTAGTGAGAGTACTTCTACAATGTTACTCAGTCTGTGAATCTATGAGGCCACACAATCCTGCATGAGAACTGATGCAGTGATGCTGAAAAATGAAGTATGAACATGGGAGGTTACTCTTTTGTATGTAACGCTTCCATAAAAGCAGTTAGTAGATGTACCATGGACAGTCCATCTGTCCATAGACAGTCATTTCAGGCTCTGAAAGCTTGTGGTAGAGGAAGGATTTCTGCTGACCAATTCTGTAAGGTTTCATAGTGCTCATGGTGGAACCCTCCAAATATTAACACTTAGCAAATCTTATTACTATTATAAGACATCAAAACAAATGAAGAATTCACAGCTTGGCACAATTGGTTTTACATGTTAGGAGCTTTCTCCGTTAAGTATAAAAACAAGTAATTCCCAAACAAGAATATATACTTACAAGCCCACCAGCTGTATACAGATATGCACAGACGGTCTCCATCCATATGGCCACACCCTGTGGCATTTAAGGGATCTGCTAATCTgcctggaagaaaatgaaatcaagtaTTGCACCTCCTTGGATTTTTAGAAGTGCCAAGACTGACCCAGTCTTTTGTGAGGAGAAAATAAGCAGTGCTGGTTGGCAAATTGTTTTATCTTgactatttttatttacttatttatttgttcatcaaatttatatggccacccatctcacaaaaaagtgactctgggtggcatacaataaaactataaaaacagttacatataaaaaaaatattattcagaaagattttaaaaattgcagctaAAGGCTAAGAGAGGGCAACAGATGTCAACAGTAGAGCCACCTCAGTACCTCGCCAGTCCCCTGAGGACCtcaggcctgatggcataaccaggttttgagggacttctggaaaatcaacaggggtggagccagcctcacttcagagtgaaggatgttccataaggcaggtgccacggcagagaaggcccgcttcttgGGTCCCACCAAGTGTAGCtccctagcagatgggacccgtagcatgcctcttctgccagatctgatgggatgagcAAATATAATTGGGGACAGGTGATCTCTCAAATAACCTGGTGCCATGCCATGAGGGgatttaaagatcaaaaccaccAGCTtggattggacccagaagcataactgcctgccactgcattttgcaccagctgaagcttccagatactcttcatgggcagccccatgtacagtgcattacagtagtccaatcaggaggggactagggcatgagtgactatgaaccgagccccctgatctaggaacagGTGGAACTGGCACACAATACGAAGccgtgcaaagaccctcctagccatgactgccacatgctctttgagcaggagttgtgagtccaggaggaccctcaagttGCATACCATGTCTGTTTGTggcagtgccatcccatccagcaccaaagatggcatagtcctagaaccagtaGGCCCCAAAACTCAAAGctgctcagtcttgccagggttcagctgaagcctgttgttccataTCTAGACCCTCGCAGCCTCGAGGCATCAGGATAAGATGTccatggcattgcttaattcgcCAGGGGCAGATTTACTGCTGATACCTCGCCCCATGGTGATGGATAgactcacccagtggcctcatatagatgttgaataggagcagagagagcaccaaaccctgcagcaccctacACAGTAGGGGCTGAAGGTGGGACTGACTGGAAttgaccccagagaaaggaggtaaaccagcacaacacagtgctgcCTACCCCAAATTctctgagccaatccagaaggataccatggttgatggcacCGAAAGAGGTCAAGTAGACAATGACAGATGCACAACTCCAATCCCGCCCTTGCCAGAGATAAaccaaaagcatgaccaatgctgtttctgtcccatacctgggtctgaatcctaactgaaagggatccagataatctgcttcatccaaggtcttctgaagctgttgtgcaaccaccttctccaaaaacGGGAGgctagatactggatgaaaattgtccagtatagtgagGTCCAGCaatagcttcttgaggagggggtgaaccaatAGGTAAAGGAGcaaccccctcactcaaagaagaattcacCACTGCTAGAACCTACCCACATGATACCCTCAGACTGCTTTAataagccaggaggggcatggatctaaagagcaggtggctgaggtCACAGCCAttaagggccctgtccactttctcaggtacAATAgtttcaaaccattcccagataactgggcaagattCTTCCCAAGCATCTCCTCCAGACCTGCAATAAGGCCAGTGTCCACCTGCAAGCGAATTCAAGCAACTTTGACatatgctgaacaaattcttccaCACACCTCTGCAAGGGCTTCTTCAAGCCCCCTTTATCCAAGAGGGCATGTGTGACCTGAAACAGGGCTGCAGGACAGTTCTTTACAgacacaataagggtggagaagtactgaagctttgccacccttactgctacaaggtaggccttaatagtagCCCTAACCCATGCTTGGTCGAGTTCATCCCCTGTTGAATGCCAGTGAtgctctagaccagggtttctcaaccagggttccatggaaccctagggttccataagaggtcagcgggggttccctgggagatcacaatttaattaaaaaatgatttcaaattcgggcaacttcacattaaagaggtcggtttcattatttatttttagtttaagaacattgttaatgtacaggcctacacatgaaacgaatataatagttttgtaatttctggcctatatctgagcctgaatatgTAGAgggtccccaaggcctgaaaaatatttcaagggttcctccagggtcaaaaggttgagagaggctgcTCTAGGTGTGTGTTCTCTCATTCATCTCCCTCAAATCTTCTGTGAACCATGGGAAGTGACAGGATCTACGAGAGGGGAGCAGTTGCACAGGCACAATCCGATCCAATGACTCAGCCGCCCCCCTATTCCAAGTGGTgaccaaggcttcagatggatCATGCAGCATACCAGCAGGAACAgcacccagctccctctgaaacccatccagGTCCATCAGTGGCCAGGTGGACCCAgctaatgggtccagcctccctgcagtagATAGTGGCACTGGAGACTCTCATGGTAATCAAGGCATGATCTGAGCATGACAAGGGAGACACCAAGAGTTCTCCCAATTTCAGATCACTTTGAAGAGATAAGCAACGCTGTAGAAACTGAAGCAGAAAGACTATTCTCAGCATTTCAAAGATGAATAGCCTCACATGGCTTTCGGCTTTCATGAAAAAAATTATCACAAtagccaaagaaagatggaaaatgcAACTCTCTGAAAACAAGGAGGACACATGACAACTGATTTCCAACATCAAGCAAGGAcaaagaaaggacaaagaaaaatacACGTTACAATGCCAATAGCCAAATGTTTAACTATAGCTATAAAAACAAGGTCTTTAGTAACACATCAATAAGCTtgagttttaaatgttttgtgtaatatttatcaatttatctgttaaactgttttatctattgtcaaattttagattgtatttggatcttttggctgtaaataaaattatgcatatAAGAAAGATACAGTAAACAAGGAAGTTAGCAAATAGAGGAAtataacaagaaaagaaaaataagagaccTTTATAAGATCAGTAAAACCACAGGAAAATTTATAGCTAAAGGAGAACTACTAGCTGACAATTAAGATAGGCCTACTCAAAAGTAATCATAAAAGTGatataataaaagcaaaagagGTTAAAGGCTGGTGGAAAGACTACTAAAACCTTTTTGCAAGTGGAACTGATGACAAGCATATTTGGAGAGAAAGAATGCATCCCAAAACTGACTCCCATGGAAAGTACAACAGACAATAAACCAGAAGTCAAATTGGAAAACAAAGGTGCAGATAAAATATCCAGTGAACTGTTTAAAGCTGAAGGAGATGAAGTAGTTAACATGTTAACAGCTCTAGATCAACAGATACGGAACAAGATGATACAGTCTAGAGACTGGAatggatcagtgtttttcaagtttggcaactttaagatgtgtggactggtgaattctgggagttgaagtccacacattttaaagttgccaggtttgaaaaacaatggAATAGGCTAATATAACGCCCATACCAAAAAAGCAAGATGCAAGAGAATGTGCAACTTACTACATTGTACTCATGGAAGAGTTATGTTTTGTTTAAGAACTGAACAGGAAAATAAAGCTGCATCTggagacaaaaatgccaaatgaacaggcaggtttcagaaaagACAGGGAGACATCAGATCAAATAGTTAACTTAAAATGGATAATAgagaatttaatttatttcctttgttAATTAAGCTAAGGCCTTTGATCATGTAGATAATATTAGAATGAGGAGCATATTAAGGCTAATGTGTGTGCAGAAGACCTATTTGTACTTTGAGGAACCTCTACGATGAACAAGAAGCTACTATCAAAAatgactttgaagaaacagagtGGTTCAAACTAGTGGAAGGCTCGGGACAAGCATGTTTATTGTACCCACATTTATTTATCTTATATAACACTTATATTATAAAATGGAAAAACTGGAAGAGCTGGCAAGTGGAATCAAAACTGGAGGCTGAAATTTTAACCATGTGAGATATGTACATAACACAACTTTGTTAGGTGAAAGTACATTTAAATGTactctttaaaaaagcaaaaaatgaacaTCTATTTATGCAGTGTTTGCATTTAAAATGCTTATTAAGAGTCTCCGTTGTtaatattttgattatttatttatttattcaatttatatagtcacccatctcagaccagtaactctgggtggctaacaataattaaaacaacaatcaaataattaaaacaacacagaaaataaaacataaatacagccaagagatcttaaaaaccattggtgtcagcacaaccatgaaacggggcccttcacactctcagggcacaaagccaggtcttcaaggtcttacgaaaggccaacagggttggggccatcctaatctcaggcaggaggatgttccagagggcaggcgccacagcagaaaaggcatgtctccaggtccccaccagctgacgttccttggctgacgggacccagagcatgcccatcttgctggaccggattggatgggtagaagcaactgggaaaagacggtccctcaggtaacctagtCCCGAGTCcccgtgaagggctttaaaggtgacaaccagcaccttgaattgcacctggaaacacactggcaaccaatgcagctcctgaagcagaggCATTACATGTGCCAAGTAGCCGACAGTATTTACAACCCGggtagctgcattctgtaccggctgaagcttccaaatgcgtTGCAGCAGTCCAATATGTTTGATTAGACTATCAAAAACGAACACTATTTTTTTCCAATGTTCATATCACTAACAAGTGGCAATTTCTCAGACCTTGGTCAACCTAGTTTGTCATTTGGTTGCTGAACTGTGTTCCTTTATGATGTGAAAGAATCTGTATCTTCCCTTCAAACTTACAAACCGTTTAAGATGATAGTTTGGGAGAAACAGAAAAGTGCCAACTTTTCCATGGCCTGGAATCAACCTAACTTTGCTCTCATGAACTCTAATATTACAGTAAAAGAAATTGTTCCTACCTGTTCTGTATTGCCAGCCATGCTGTAATGGCAATCCCCATAAGATATTGGTGACATTGTCAGGTCCAAGTCCACTGAAATATTTAGCTGAGAATTTAAGCAAGATCTTATATATTCCCAATCTCTCTAAGTAGTTCCAGAGATTGATGACAGTCTTGTGGCCTTGGACAGGATAATCTTCAAAGTTTTCAGGCGCTAATTGCCAGAGTGGAGGGAAAGTGTCTTCAGAGTCCTGCGGTTGTATTTCTAGATGAGCTGGACTGACCCCCTTTGTGACAAGAAGGAAGAGGGTGAGACAGCAAGAGAGTTTTCTCAGGAAAATATCTGCTACGCCAGACAGCATCATTGTGCTTCTAGATATCACAGTGTGTGGAAGCTGCTTTTAAAAGCTACAGGCCACTCCTACTGCCTAGGTAAATCAGTATGAATCTCTTTCACTCCACCCTATTccctttttattaaaaggcatcagcttttgtgagctgcagcacaCTTCACTGGATGCACACAGTGGCTAGACTGATGGAGGACCTGAATTGGGATGATATGGAATGTATCTTGTTCTATTAGCTCTGTTATTATATTTACTATAACTGAAAACTGCTATTAGCTATTTGATATTGTTATATGGTAAAAATAAGGTCTGAGAGAGAAGGGGGGTTGCCTCGAACCCTTCTAACACAACTAACAAAAGTTATTAAAAGGTGTAAATTTGGtaaactgcagctcacttcatcagatgcaagaGTGGCTAGGCTGACGTAGGATTGAAACTGAAGTGAGGCGGGGAAGTCAAGTTGGTTATGCAAATGCAGGTTACATCAACAGATTAAACATCTCTGAGGAATTCTGTGATCAGGATAAACAATCATTCTCTCTGTCTAAGTCATCATTTCTTACAAAAGGATTAACATTGTGTAACAACTAATAACATCACAAGATAACTACAAATAAGGAGTTGGTGATATTAACCCATAATTACCTCCAGACTATTCTAAATAATAAATTTGTACAACTAGGAGAATGCCTTGTATGATGTGTCCTTGCATCATAGCCTTCTGTATGGGCAGAGTGCAACTGAACATGGTGTGACATACTGATACGAACTAACAACCCACAATTATCTTTGGATCACTCCAGATCATTTACTTTTACATTCAGGAATGTATTTTCTACCAATCCGCCTGGCTGAGGCATAGTGAAGTCTCTAATTATAGTTTACTTAGGTGATGAGACAGAAGGTGCAAGAAACATTGCAGTGCTCACAGGTATATGCCA contains:
- the C1H6orf58 gene encoding protein LEG1 homolog; this translates as MMLSGVADIFLRKLSCCLTLFLLVTKGVSPAHLEIQPQDSEDTFPPLWQLAPENFEDYPVQGHKTVINLWNYLERLGIYKILLKFSAKYFSGLGPDNVTNILWGLPLQHGWQYRTGRLADPLNATGCGHMDGDRLCISVYSWWACMNYYLTAFPFLGALDSGFFGELPYEIELIPPDEQRTDFCHSIAECNTQVPKIMSVWRDFFKYLLSTAPNSETATSCLFSEDEALSYMWKAHTLSLNSAFPKFQKRLQYLSGPESSFGVAWSTAVYFLAAAHFPTNLNVTNHFQTGLPPRILLERDKIPFIGDFTPLQNKVLFLLEILHTTNKNTGNVLLLLWKGAMSTEGGRRFARNLLEKIFSANSVE